One Lepus europaeus isolate LE1 chromosome 4, mLepTim1.pri, whole genome shotgun sequence genomic window, gggcACACTGTCAACATAGCCGATCCTGTTCCATTTAAACCGTAGCCTCGTAGCTTGAATTTCTAGTAGCTTTCATGGTAAATGCATCCAAATAAGCCATACTGGATTGCCGTGTTTGTTTCTGTAGGGTGTTTAAGGACTCTGTTCCGCCACGATTCCTCCCGCCCCGCACACAGCATCCACCTTGTCCCCAGcatgccgccgccgcccccgggcACACGtagtccccacccccacttcagCTCCTCCTCTGCTGTACTCACTTTCACGGAATCACACATCCAAAAGGGTAAGGCAGTTAAAAACGACGAAGACACTTACACAAATGAGAGCAGGGAATTCTTAGATAGAGCAAATGCCTTTACTTAACTGTGCCCAGCAGGCTGGGTGCATTGAAAAgcccaaatatttaaagaaaaaaaaaaaaaaaaaaaagaactcaagcGGATTTAACAAGGGTAACCAGCGTGGAGTCCAGCCACTCGCCAGTGTGCTTACGAACCTGGGGGCTTGTTTTTCGTACCTTCCTCTGAAGAGGTGTGGCAGTTAGTTGGCTTCATACTACACACTGAAGACAGGAGGATTGATTTATCATCACTGGGAATCCACCCATGATCCTGTCTGGGTTGTTTTGGTTGTTGTTGCTGTActctaggtaatttttttttttttttggaatggagttgtcttttcttctttaagtGGAAATCTGTTATAATGCCCATCCCCAAAAGTCAACAGAGACCTGTAGGTTTAAAGGGGCCCTGTGTGGAACAGCGAGAGTTTGGAAAGTGAGCGTGTGGCGGGTCCCCCACCCCTGCGGGTTTCTGTTGGCTCTGATCGTCTCTGACATCATCTGATGCTTTTCACATCACCTCACTGGACGCGAGAGGCACGCACCTGTACAGCCGTCATTCTGTATATTAACGCTTAACACTGCTGTGATTGCTCAAGGGCATTTTCTGTTCCGGCTTTAAAGCAAAGGCATGATTATTAGGAATTTTTAAgcgtttttttctttgaaaaacaagctCCTTTTACAGACTATAAGCAACAGTAGTGCCTGTGGTGTAGCCCACCAATCTTGATGATAAAAGTAGCTGATGCATTGTGCATATGATGCTCGATGGTTTTTGCAGAAGCAGAAATCGCCGCAAGGTAATTACAATAGATAAAAGTGGTATTTtaaacctttgaaataaatggatGTAACTGTACCTTGGTACAGCTTCTCACTTGTTTAGTTTTTAAACGTTAGTATAATctgaataaatttaatataaaatgttgCCAAATTCAATGTAGAAAGAATGTGACGAAACACCTTGGGtagttctgtttgtgtttttgcatATTGTAAAAGCAGTGTCACAGCTGAAAATAAAGAGATCCTTTCTAAAGGTAAATTATTGTGGTTTAGTTGCTAGTTTGTACTGAGAGTTGACCTCTCCCTGTGCAGTTTTTTGTTCTGAACTTGTATAAATAACGATTGTGTACTGTGTCTCCCCTCTACATTGTAACAATTGCTTCAGCCTACATAAATAAAGAACCACTAGAAAAAGAAAGTGCCCTGTATTTCAAGTCTCATTAAAATTCAGTTTGAGGTCTTAGTCAAAACTCAGAAGCTGGAGACTTATTTGGGAACTAACGGCGTCCGTCATGGCTACTTCGGAGCCCTAAGAACGCTACTTGACTGAACTGAGTTGAAAACAATTCCGATGAGTTAGGAAGAACGAACAGCCAGTTTGGGCTGAGTTTCAAAAACTGCTttcccctttaaaaaaacaacttgaagCATACCAAGAGTTCCACTAAAATCTCACTTTTGAGTCTGGAAACAATCCAAGCTTAGTAGAGGGAGCAGAGCTGTAAGTGTCAGCCCCACACTGGACTCTTAAACCCCAGAGAGCTCCATAAACCCCCAGTGTTCATCTGCTCACTCTGTGCTGCCTAGGGAGTTGTCCTTTTAATACACACGAAAGTTCCACTGGTGGAACCTTTATGAAATCAAAGTGCTATCTTAAGTTCTCAGTATTTCTCTCCTTGGCTCTGTATACTCCTGCCAGCCACTACATCTAACAAAGCCTTGAACTCAAGAGTGTTCAGCTCCATGTTCAGAGTGAATCTTGAATCTGGTTCTGCTGcagtttatgtatgtatgtatgtatgtatgtatgtatgtatgtatttattgaaaggcagagataggagagagcaagcgagcttccatctgctggttcactccccaaatggccacagcggctggggttgggccaggctgaagccaggagcttctacctggtctcccacacgggtgctggggcccaaggacatgggccatcagcagggagcccaTAGGGGAGGCCCGtagtgcaggcagaggcttgacctatgccatagcgccggccccagttttgTCTTACTGATGACAACCGCTGACGACGTGATTGACTGAGAAAGCACATGGGATGCGCTGCATCAGACATTTTCTTTACACGCACAACCGACAAGGAAGCAGACAGTGGCGCACTTGGCATGGCCATCTCAACACCTCACTCACTCCAGATCATACTGAGTTATTTTTATTAGGGCAAGTGTGTGTACGTCCTGTGACTGATCTCACTTGCAAGCATCAACAGTgaagtgtctgtctctctcctacgTGGGCCGCTCCCGGGGCCTGGTCACAATATGCCACCACAGTGGAGGCAAATCGCCTTCCTTCCGGGCAGGGGGCAAAGCTTCAGTCTTAGGACCGCCGGGTGGGGTTTCCTCCTGCAGCTGCTTAACCTAGAAGGGACGAGGAAGGAACGGTTATCCACGCAGTCCAATTGACCAGAAAACCTGCCTGCTGTAGTGAACGGTATGCCAGTTTTATTCCTACGGGGTGTCAAATCACACACCACCTGGGCCTCAGGACTAAGAACTGTGTTTTAATAAGAATACTtcaggaagtttgtggaaaaatggaattagaagctgATGCACATCTTCGACAGACTTCCTTGAGTGCCCTTGTATCAGCATCCTGCAGCATTTTCATACCTGCACTTTCACTCAGGAAAATTTCCTCCTTAAAGCAGGGGTAGGGAAGCTTTTCTTCTACCAAGGGCCACGTGGATATGTATAACATCATTTGGCGGCCGTACAAAAGGATTACTTTTGTAAGCACTAGCCTGAGTCCCACTTGTgcctgccttggcagggccagagcaaatGATTCTGTGGGCCTCTTACGGTCCACGGGTCAGGTGTTCCCCACCCATCTGAAAGGCTTTCCCCATCCTTAAGACGGCAGAGCTGAGAAGAAACCCTCTCACCCTTCCTCTTGTTTGAGCAAAAACATGGCCCCCCACTGCTCTGCCTCGACGTGCATTTATTTCTGTGTCTAAGTGCTCTTCCAAAAACCACCACTAAGAACCCGTAGTTCCCATGTACACATCAGGGAGTCATTGTCAAGCAGCCTCCCTACCCCTGTCCAGCCACCAGGACAAGAAATAGCAGGAAATCACGCGTGAAAACAGGCCATTTTGCCTTTCTGCCGAACTACCCCTAGTTCAATGATCTCCAAGAGCAACGTCCTCACACAGGAGGCAGCTCTCTAGAAGCAAccactggggctgagctgggcctccAAACGAGTGCTGCGAAGAGTGCTGCGGAGACAGGATGGAGCGGTGCTTGTGAGGAGGAGGTTCCTCAGGTGATCCACTGCAGGATGAGCCTGCCGCTCACTGGGGACAGACGCTTCAGCCTTCCAAGCGCTGAGACGTTTCTTACTAGACGGTACCCATGGGCCACGGtgactttccctccctcccctccccttggtCACGGACTTTCAACATCCACATCCTGGACCTTATCACCAGGACGAGCACAACTTCCAAAATCATGCCGTCACATGTCCGCTATCCAATCATCACCTCCCCTAGCAGCTCATGTGCTTGCACGCCCACCTGCCAATCGCAGGGCCTCCCTCCCCACTTGGCCTCTCCATGCAGCAGCAGCCTCGGTCTTCACTCCTTGTTCTACCCGCTGTTATGCCATCGTGACAACCAGCGCCTTCTTAATAAGCTCAAGCCTCTTACAATTCTCTGTAGACAACTGGCAAACTGTGCCGCTGACCTTAGCCTGTACCCATACCGCTTAGTATTGCTAAAGCGAAAATACTGAAAAAAGCTGGCGTCCAATGGGCCTTCACCACCCTGGCATCCACTACTCTCCAGCAAGCTCAGATCACTACAGGCTACTCCTACTGACTTCTCCTGCTTCTGCTCAAGAAACAGAAGCCTGTTAATTTCAAAACTTCCAGCCCAAATGTATTCACAGAAGTCTTGTGTCCAATTATAATGCAGGAAGAATTCCTTGtcccttttttctttatactctCTCCTAAGGAGCTCAAACATTTCAAGGGCTTATTCacttatattaaagatttattttacttatttgggcTTCCCACGTGACTCACGGGAGCccgcacttaagccatcacctgctgcctctcgggtgcattagcaggaagctggatcagaagcggaggtggGGCTCAGCCCCTCGCACTCTGATGGGATGCAGGGCATCACACATGgtgcttcacctgctgcacaacaGCCTGCccctctagtttttaaaaaaacaaaaacatactgCATTTCTATTCCTAGACAAAATCTTTCCTTGGAGTTCCAGATTGCGACACCAAGTTGCCTGCTGATCAGACCCCCAAAGTGAAGGCCTGATTGTCTCTCTGACCTCCCATCCTTCCTTCCCTATCccagtcaccaccaccaccagactCCAGATGTTAATGCCTAAAACCCAGAAACCTTGTCAATGCTCTGTCCCTCCCCCATCTGCCACATCCAGGTAATCTCAATGTATTTTCAAATGATAGCCTGAATCCATTTCTTTCCATATCCACCCTAGTGCTAGACACTGTAACCTTTCAACTACACTACTGCAAAAACCCCAATCGGTCTCTTCCCTGGCCCTCTCCAATACAGTAAATATAACTCCGAGTGAGCATCACCTGATACCTCGTGAAGCTGAAGGGAGGGGGAGGTACAGCAAAAGGGTCCAAGGGCAAAGAAGGggaggaaccaaacaaatgaggGAAGACATTATAACCCATTTGTAAGATGGCAGGAAGTGGTAAGCTGGAGACAATTAGAAACTCCACTATGTCTGAGAAGCAAGGGGCCAGGCCTGGAATCCGTGTATCTGCCCACAGGATCAAAGCCAACTGTCCTGTGCTGACTAAGCTGCACGGTGAAGGGTAAGCAGGACACACCTCTCGTTCCCAGCTTTCCCTCCGCAgtttcttccactgctctctcttgGCAAAGTAGTCAGGATACATGGCCTTCTCAGAAGGATGCCAGTGATCTAAGCACCATTCCGGAACCTGTCAGGAGAGGAAACCATGGCGTCACTGCACAGGATATGTTCACATGCCACTCACAAGGCCTGCTTGGGAGACAGGAGACAAAATTCAACTTGTATTTTTATAACCTTTGCAACGAGCAGACTGTGTCTGGACCTAAGCAATGAACAGGGACCAGAAAGAAGGGAGGGTACTTAGAGTGAAAGTGCCTACTTCTATCAAATGGCAGCAAGGCTGGTCATTCCTCCCCTGCTTTTTCCAAATACTCACTGCGGGCTTATGTTAGTGGAAGCATTGCACCATCTCAGAAATACCAAGCACCAACACAAGTTGGTGAACTTTAAGGTCTCTGAATGAATTATATAGCAATAATTTGCCACAAAGTACGATGCGAGACCTTGCAGctgaatttagaaagaaaaatctttatgacacctgggagagaggggaaaacaaCACCTTAGCTAAACTATCTGAGAAGCGCCGGAAAGAAATCTTGGCGCTACCCCTCAAAGGGCGAGCCATTCAGAGGCCGAGTTTGGGGCTGAGAAGCTGTGTGTGCGTCTCAGAGGGTAGGCACCTACCTTGTAGCACTCGTATCTCTCATAGGAGGTCCCCCCAGGGGAGTCGGGGAAGATGTACGGCTGCGGGTGCTGATTGCACCAgaactcttcctctgcctccctcagcAGCCGGGTGGCCTTCATCATATCCTTTTCATCCTTATGTTCATCAAACCGGGCTCTCAACAGGCAAGCAAAGTACCGGTACTTGTCCCTTAAACCAGAGTGAGTGGAGATTAGGCATGTTACCTCCTGTAGGGGGAAGTTCCTGGGTGACAAGAGGCTGAACTCTGGGAGCGAGGGAGGGCTGGAGAAGACAGTGAGTGGGCACAGCAGTGCGGGCGGAAACACCTCTCATGTCTGTGGCACAGGAGCATGACCGTGGTTGACAATAAGTGAATACTAAAAGCACAGAGGATTTTgtatgttcccaacacaaagctGCAAGCCCGAAGTTACAGATAGGCCAGTCACCCCGACTGTAACACGATGTATGCCTGTACCGAAATACGGTATTACACTGTACtctataaatatgcacaattaggACGTGTCAATAAAAACAGCCTTTTTAGAAAAATAGTGGGTATACTACCATCTACAGGAGTGTAACTTCCTGGCACTCCCCCAACCCTGCCAAGGGAGCAGCTATACCCTTATGACTGCTTCCTCGGCAGCCTCCCCAGCAAAAAGCTAGTTAACACAGTCTAGCCATTTTTCTTCTGTGCTCCAATCAAGAAATgacttaaaaaggaaaaggagacttagcaaaagagaaaaacacagccTCCCTAAGATCATTCAATAAAACCTACGGAACTGCCTCCTATCGCGGGCTGTACTGCCCAGTTCTGGGGACAAAGTTGAAGAAGAGAGCAGTCCACGGTAGAAACAGTATGTGCTGCTCAGATCATACAGACCCGAGTTTGAGCCTGGACTACAACACCAGTTGCCTGCCCTTAAGCAAGTTAACCACAGGTTCTGAAGAAATGTGGGCAGAGATGACACGGGAGGCTTTGACAAGAATCCACGCCCTGGATGacaagggcctgaggctggcagcTGTGATGGTGATGTGAGCCAGAACCGGACATTTAAACGACCCAGTTAAGCGAATACGCTCTCAAGTCAGCCTTTGTGGGCCTGAATCTTAGCTTTGCCAACACTCGCTGTGTAACCCAGGGTAACGTCACCAGGCCACAGATGTCCCCTCTAGAAACTAGTGTTAGTCAGTTCTATTCCTTAAGGCTGTCACACAGATTAAATGGGCTAAAATATTTCATGAAGTGCCGGCTGCATTCCAAGTGCTCAACAATGCCAGTTGCTATTATCACACTGGAGAGAGACTACAGAAATCTGTTCAGTTATATACAGAGTGAGAATGTGTGTTGCTGGCAGAGAGGGGTTAACCTGGGAATACCCAGAACAACGCAGAGGCTTAAAGCTTAGTGAGTGAGTGAGCGGTTAATGCTGGCACTAGCCGAGGCAGGGAATTTGGGAAGGAAATCAGTGTAGGGTAATGGAAATGGGTGTGTTCTTGAAGAATTTAGACAAAACGATTTCAGGAAACCACAGATGATCAAGAAACACTTAGTCCCAGCACTGAAGGAGGCTACCCACGGTGCACCCATCAGGAGCGGTCTAGGACAGAACCACAGAGAACAAACAGCACCACGAGGGCAAGTGTAGGAAGAAATTCGGCTTCCAGGGGAGAATTGAAATACTGAACCCAGTGTGGTCACTGTGGCTGGTATCATTTCTTCCACGACCATGAACTGCAACATTCCCAGCTGGACTTCAGCGACTGAATTCTTGCTCACTTGCCTCCATCTTCATAACACTGATCATCCCCAATGCTGTTTCCACGTAATTTCACCATGGCACTGTCACATCGCGGCTTGTCACCCCACCTTGCATTCATTTaggtcacacacaaaaaaatctatgTCTCTTACTTAGCTCTACGTCCTAAGGCCTCAGATGGACGGAGGAAGAAGAATTACGTGGGAGGTGAAAAGGACGGGAAGACAATGAAAAGGACGGGCTGGAGCGAAAAAGGGAAAAGCTGATGGGAGGGGTAGGAGAATGAGGAGCTACGGCCTCTACCCCCCTCGCTCGTAAAATCAGGCAAAATTCCCGAGTTCTGCGGACTAAAGGGGGTTAGATGCTGCTATCCGGGGCGAGAGGATCGGGAAGGGATTCTTAGCGCCGGGCCCAGGCCGATTAGTCTGGGcactcttctttttaaatgcaATCCTTATGCAAACCCTCTGCGCCGGGTCCTGCGTCCGTGTTGGCCCCGACCGCATAAGGAACCCTTCCAGGTCTCGAAACTGCAGGAGGCAAAGGCGGGATTCGACCTCGGCTCTAAGGCCGGGTTCTACGGCGCCGAGGCAGCGCCGTGCCGCTAGTCCGCGGAGTCCTTGAGCCGCCCGACCGCTCAGGGCCGCTCGGCCCACGCCCCAGGGTcaccgcccccagccctgggccccctcTCCCACCTGTGGATGCACCACGACTCGAGGTGACGCAGGGCGCGCTTATACAGCCGCAGCACTTTCTGCTGGTGGGTCAGGTAGGCCCCCGGCGCCGAGAACGCCATGACGCCCGCTCACCTTCAGCGGCCGCGGGGGCCGCCGGGACACCGGAAACCGGCGGCTGGGAGGCGGGGCAAAGGCGCCGGGAGGGCGGGGCGACGGGCCGCCACTTCCGCTTCCGCCGGGGAGGAGCCGGGGCTGCTGTCATGAGTCGCTTCAAGTTTGTCGGTAAGAGGGCGTTTATTCCTCACCTGTGAGCCTTTCGTCCTGGTCCCGGAGCCTCATCAAGACCAGAGGGCCTAGGACTTGCACGCTGGAAGGCCCACTCACTGGAGAGGGCGCGGGGAGATTGCGGGCGCGGGTGTGAATGCTCTGGTTCCTGGTGTGGGTGCTGGCTTCAGCATTGTGTATTCCCCCTCCATCCACGTGCACCTGCCGCTCCTTATCTCGGTGGCCAGAGGATGAGGGCTTCACTCAATAAACCCGTTCCTTCGCCCCGCAGTCGCCGAGCGCCTCTGTGGGCACGGCACGAGCCTAGGAACACAGACACTAGCACgaggacccagccccagctctgctggcaTCTGGCGGACACGGAGAGCGGGGAGCAAAACCCAAGTTCTGTGACTTGGCCAGTGCAGTAACCCACTCAGCACCGACGCAACGAGGGGGAGAATGCAGCAGGCACCAAGTGGGCATGCGTCTTTATTTCCAAGCGCTTAGGAGAAGGAGGGTCCCTGTGGTGGGTTACGGCCGTGGGTAGAGCTGGGCAAGATCCTTGTCTTGTGGCGTTCCCAGCTCCTTAAAGGTGATGAATGCTCATGATCACGTCTCTGCTTTAGGGTAACTTGGGAACTGTTAGGTAGGTGAGAGGTGGAGGGGCAGAAGCAGGGAGGCCTTTCACACTTGGGCTAGGGCCGTGGAGAGAGGAGTGGAAGACATGCCCAGCACTTTGCAGCTGAGTGTTCGTGGAAGGTAACGGGAGACTGAACAAAAATAACTCATGGTTTCAACAATATCCAGCCATGAAATGGTTTGGCAGAGGGTGGACAAGGCAGCCAAGGTTGTTTGAAGTAGGTTAAgtttgagtttctttctttctttctttctttctttctttctttctttctttctttctttctttcttttttaaagacttgtttctttacttgaatgtcagagttacgcagagagagaaggagaggcagagagagagagaggtcttccatcctctgggtcactccccagttggccgcagtagtcggtgctgtgccgatcaggagccaggagcttcctctgggtcttccactcaagtgcaggggcccaagaacttgggccatctgccactgcattcccaagccatagcagagagctggctcggaagtggagcagccgagactcgaaccggtgctcatatgggataccagaactgcaggcggcggctttacccgctatgccacagcgccagtctccAAGTTTCTTGTAAGGCATCCAAATGTAGGCATCTGTGCACCTGGAAATGTAGTCTGGCATTCAGGAAAGTTAGGATTATAAACTTAGATACGagagatattttgtttttaagatttgttttattgggggctggtgctgtggcataggtaaagccgctgcttgcagtgccagcatcccatgagtgctgatttgggtcctggctgctctacttctgatccagctctcttatatggccttggaaagcaatagaagatggtctaagtgcttgggcccctgcacctgtgtgggaagacccagaagaagctcctggcccctggctcctggcttcggatcagctcagctctgaccgttgtggccatttggagagtgaaccagtagatgaagtgTATAAGTATAAAGtgtataagtaaataaatctctctctggctctccctctctctgcaactctgcctttcaagtaaactagataaatcttttttaaaaaagatttttttttttttatttgaaaggtagagtggtagaaagagggagagacagagggctcttccatctgctgattcactccccaagtggccgcagtggctggttctgggccaggccaaagccaggatcctggaactccatccacttctctcatgtgggtggcagggtctcaagcatttgggccatcatctgctgcttccttgggtgcgttagcagggagctggatcagaagtggagcagcccggacttgcaCTGGtgctctatatgggatgcctgcattgctgcCGCTGGTGTGACTGatgggcacagccccagcccagaaTGTTATTTTAAGCAGTATTTTCCCCAGAGACAAGACACTGGGAACAGTGGGACCACATATAAAAAGAAGGGTAGTGCTGCCGTTTTCAGGCCTATGTACAATCAAAACAAGCGCAGGGAGACTGTGTTGGGTGCCATAAAAGAGGCTGAAAAAATGCTGTCAGAGAACCTGGGGTGTGGGCTGAGAGGAGGCCCTGGAAGGGTCCAAGACACCTTCTAAGAtgtgctgtctctgcctctccaccccaGTTTGATATAATCGGTGGGAGAGATGGAATAAAGAACTATGAAACCTCCACAAAGAAAAGACACTGGTCATGTTCTTTTAAAGGTGTGTGTGGGTCTTGTCTCCTTCAGCCTGTCCATGCTCTGTCTGGCCTCCACAGTGGTCTGTCTAAAAGTCAAATCAGCCACATTTTTCTCTTGCttccagtttttgttgttgttgttgttgttttttctcccGTGAAGGTAGTTGAAGGGCACGGACAGCTTGCAAAGCCTTTCTACAGTCCGGTGCTGTCCAGCGTTCCAGCCTCTTCCTGGTTCTGCTTTATACACGCCTGGATATGCGGTTTCTCACATATGACAAGGTTTTTAGTGACAGATTGTGGCCAAAGTGTCCCCTTTGTCTCTTGTCCTACTTACTGTCTGACTGacttttacttgtttttaatatgggggccagtgctggcatcctgtattggagtgccgggtttgagccctggctactccacttctgatccagcttcctgccaatgcccatgggaaagcaacagatgatggctcaagtgctggccacggccacctttgtgggagacccagctggagttcctggctcctactttggcctggcccagccccagctgttgctggcatttggggaacgaaccagtggatggaagatacactccccccccccccccatctctctggctttcaagtgcataagtaaataaatcttaaaaaagaagaaacatcttttttttttttttttacaggcagagtggacagtgagagagacacagagagaaaggtcttcctttgccgttggttcaccctccaatggctgccgcggccggcgtgctatggctggcgcatggcgctgatccgaagccaggagccaggtgcttctcctggtctcccatggggtgcagggcccaagcacttgggccatcctccactgcactccctggccacagcagagagctggcctggaagaggggcaaccgggacagaatcaggcgccccgaccgggactagaacccggtgtgccggcgccgctaggcggaggattagcctgttgagccacggcaccagcaagAAGAAACATCTTAACTACTCTTtgccacattattttttttaagatttatttatttatttgaaagtcaagagttacacagagagaaggagagacagagagagaggtctttcattcactggttcactccacaaatggccacaacagtcagagctgcgctgatctgaaaccaggagccaggagttttttccaggtctcccacatgggtacaggggcccaggcacttgggccatcttccactgctttcccaggccatagcagggagctggatcggaagtggagcagccgggacatgaactggcactgatatgggatgccggcactgcagacagaggctcagtccactatgccatagtgctagcccctttcctaatttttaaatagatttatatatAAACCCATAAAAACCCAcaaacaccaagtttttttttttttccttttggtgtatttgtattttgaatgtttatttgtttattcatttgaaagagcaaggggccggcactgtggtgcagttgaGCTGTTGCCTTCAGCAtctacatcccatgtggatgccagtttgagtcctgcctgctccgcttctgatccagctccctgataatgctcctgggaaagcaggggaagatggcccaagtgcctaggctcctgcacgcatgtaggagacacggatgaagctcctggcttcagcctgtcccagccctagctgttacggccatttgtggagtgaaccagcggatggaaaccctctttctctgcctctccctgtttttctgtaactctgcctttcaaataaggaagtaaatcttgaaacagagagagaggaaggaaggaaggaaaggaaagaaggaaaagaaagaaaggtagatatctttcacccactggttcattccccaaatgcccgctgggccatgttgaagttaggaacctggaactccatctggatctcccatgtggtcagcagggactcaaggacttaaGTCATCATCTTCTACCTCCTGGGATGTCCATGAGCAGAGAGTAGTGGGGAGTGCCTTATGGGATTCAGTCAtttcaagtggtggtttaaccctctgcaccacaactccggccccgaggtggtgtttgttttttttgtttgtttgtttgtttgtttttttaaacaaaaatggcATAATATTCTACATTCTGTCTTTGCTATATGACTTACTGTGCTATTTAATCTTTTTACtctggcattttaaaaattctggctGTGAACCACTACACTGATTTTTCAGCTCACTAATGAGTCATGACAATGCTTTGGAAAAACACCAGGTCAGACTCCTGTAAGATTGATCCACAAACAAGATTTGCATGGAACAATTGCATGAAAAATTAAGCGAGGGTTCTAAAAAGCAGCCTTAGCTTTTGGTGTAGGACAGCAGACTATTCCCAGGTTAGGATCCTGCTGGATTTCCCTCTTCTCTAATTTCAGAACAAGTTGTGCAGCTTAATGCTACATGCAAACACTTTTTAATATGGGGAAGAAGGACAGGAAgcagaattatttgtttattatggGAAATCAACATTGGCTGCACCATCCTAGGAGATACTTCTACAGCAGTCTGTTTTGTGTATGCTGAGACAAATTCTTAG contains:
- the NDUFB9 gene encoding NADH dehydrogenase [ubiquinone] 1 beta subcomplex subunit 9, whose translation is MAFSAPGAYLTHQQKVLRLYKRALRHLESWCIHRDKYRYFACLLRARFDEHKDEKDMMKATRLLREAEEEFWCNQHPQPYIFPDSPGGTSYERYECYKVPEWCLDHWHPSEKAMYPDYFAKREQWKKLRRESWEREVKQLQEETPPGGPKTEALPPARKEGDLPPLWWHIVTRPRERPT